Proteins encoded within one genomic window of Triticum aestivum cultivar Chinese Spring chromosome 2D, IWGSC CS RefSeq v2.1, whole genome shotgun sequence:
- the LOC123054337 gene encoding 26S proteasome non-ATPase regulatory subunit 8 homolog A gives MDRELEEANCKFAWLKLACAEYELDSCATLLSELKVLLTKFPSMPPSFERTPNAVAELRLARAIYEFAVIFSIRVKDQDAFERNFFQLKVFYMDTRGILPPSPEEYRILGLNLMRLLAENRVAEFHTELELLPPRALDHPCIKYAVELEQSFMEGTYNRLTNGRQAVPHETYLYFMDLLAETIRDEIADCSGQAYDHLPVDDARKMLMFSSEQKLLEHISEIQHEWEVQNHSVLFHMAKVQPRVGIQAHQMIKRSLCYARELERVV, from the exons ATGGATCGGGAGCTGGAGGAGGCGAACTGCAAGTTCGCGTGGCTCAAGCTCGCCTGCGCGGAGTACGAGCTCGACTCCTGCGCCACCCTGCTCTCCGAGCTCAAG GTTCTCCTCACAAAGTTTCCTAGCATGCCACCATCATTTGAGAGGACACCTAATGCAGTTGCGGAGCTGAGACTCGCAA GGGCCATATACGAGTTTGCTGTTATCTTCAGCATCAGAGTTAAGGACCAAGATGCATTTGAGAGGAACTTCTTCCAATTAAAAGTTTTCTACATGGATACAAG AGGCATACTCCCACCATCACCAGAAGAATATCGAATTTTGGGACTTAATCTTATGAGACTGTTGGCTGAGAACAGAGTAGCTGAATTCCACACTGAGCTGGAACTTCTGCCCCCGAGAGCCCTTGACCATCCTTGCATCAAATACGCAGTGGAGCTTGAGCAATCCTTTATGGAAGGTACCTACAACCGATTAACCAATGGTCGGCAAGCTGTGCCACATGAGACATACCTCTACTTCATGGACCTTCTTGCTGAAACTATTAG AGATGAGATAGCTGATTGCAGTGGTCAGGCATACGATCACTTGCCAGTGGATGATGCCAGAAAAATGCTGATGTTTTCCTCTGAGCAAAAGCTTCTGGAGCACATATCAGAG ATACAACATGAATGGGAGGTTCAGAATCATTCAGTCCTTTTTCACATGGCGAAGGTCCAACCCCGTGTCGGCATACAAGCGCATCAGATGATCAAGCGATCTCTTTGCTACGCCCGGGAGCTTGAGCGGGTAGTGTAA
- the LOC123054336 gene encoding serine/threonine-protein kinase CTR1 isoform X1, protein MPHRRRLHSLAPLPPPPPSPHTAFDLSEAESRLPLLADYGRLKPVDDLPAPVAPPSAHWSAGSAFTGTEPATASTSTAATGSSLPPASSAARDDTWVRRSRESYYLQLSLAIRITSEAFLAGVPPELLPRRLGPGDVAAEQHADVPADAAAVSYRLWVNGCLSWGDKIAHGFYNILGIDPHLWAMCNADEGEGPRLPTLAALREVDASDQSSLEVVLVDKCGDSVLVDLERRALDLHRALGATLDLVRRLALLVSDHMGGALRSEDGDLYMRWKAGSKRLRKQQKSVVVPIGRLSIGFCRHRAILFKALADFIGLPCRIAQGCKYCSAPHRSSCLVKIENERRYSREYVVDLVVVPGSICNPDSSINGQLLSSVSSPFKTSCTASLENYAAPVTAWNRAIADDRCNSMFSDSQYSAVAGNKNSVQADTKEGVVLKCGQVMQNDNCNNMSVFQVSRQLKAMEVGTEDVNKENIPGLTLPKHLLAESSFAMDWLEISWDELELKERIGAGSFGTVYRADWHGSDVAVKVLTDQGVGEAQLKEFLREISIMKRVRHPNVVLFMGAVTKCPHLSIVTEYLPRGSLFRLISKASGGEILDLRRRLRMALDVAKGINYLHCLNPPIVHWDLKTPNMLVDKNWSVKVGDFGLSRFKATTFISSKSVAGTPEWMAPEFLRGEPSNEKCDVYSFGVILWELLTMQQPWGGLGPAQVVGAVAFQNRRLPIPKDTIPELAALVESCWADDPRQRPSFSSIVDTLKKLLKSMQGSGS, encoded by the exons ATGCCGCACCGTCGCCGCCTACACAGcctcgcgccgctgccgccgcctccccCTTCGCCTCACACCGCCTTCGACCTGTCCGAGGCCGAGTCGCGGCTGCCACTCCTCGCAGACTACGGGCGGCTCAAGCCCGTCGACGACCTCCCCGCCCCCGTCGCGCCGCCGTCCGCGCACTGGAGCGCCGGGAGCGCCTTCACCGGCACCGAGCCCGCGACCGCCTCCACGTCCACGGCAGCGACGGGCTCCTCCCTGCCACCGGCGTCGTCCGCCGCCAGGGACGACACGTGGGTGCGCCGCTCCAGGGAGAGCTACTACCTGCAGCTCTCCCTCGCCATCCGCATCACCTCCGAggccttcctcgccggcgtcccGCCCGAGCTCCTCCCACGCCGCCTCGGCCCCGGCGATGTGGCGGCGGAGCAGCACGCCGACGTCCCCGCCGATGCCGCCGCCGTCTCCTACCGGCTCTGG GTGAACGGGTGCCTGTCGTGGGGGGACAAGATCGCGCACGGGTTCTACAACATCCTGGGCATCGACCCGCACCTGTGGGCGATGTGCAACGCCGACGAGGGGGAGGGCCCCCGGCTGCCGACGCTGGCGGCGCTGCGGGAGGTGGACGCCAGCGACCAGTCGTCGCTGGAGGTGGTGCTCGTGGACAAGTGCGGCGACTCCGTGCTGGTCGACCTGGAGCGGCGCGCGCTCGACCTCCACCGCGCGCTCGGCGCCACGCTCGACCTCGTCCGCCGCCTCGCCCTGCTCGTCTCCGACCACATGGG GGGTGCATTGAGATCGGAGGACGGAGACCTGTACATGCGGTGGAAGGCGGGCAGCAAGCGGCTGAGGAAGCAGCAGAAGAGCGTCGTCGTCCCCATCGGCCGCCTGTCCATCGGGTTCTGCAGGCATCGCGCCATTCTCTTCAAG GCTCTGGCAGATTTTATCGGCCTGCCGTGCCGAATCGCGCAAGGCTGCAAGTACTGCTCTGCACCTCACCGGTCCTCTTGCCTTGTCAAAATTGAAAACGAGAGAAGATATTCAAG GGAGTACGTTGTGGACCTCGTGGTCGTGCCAGGGAGCATCTGCAACCCAGACTCGTCCATCAACGGCCAGCTGCTCTCCTCTGTGTCTTCGCCTTTCAAGACTTCTTGCACCGCAAGTTTGGAAAACTATGCGGCACCAGTTACAGCTTGGAATCGTGCGATAGCTGATGATCGTTGCAACTCGATGTTCTCAGATTCTCAATATTCAG CAGTTGCCGGGAACAAGAACTCTGTTCAGGCAGACACCAAAGAGGGTGTGGTGCTGAAATGCGGTCAGGTCATGCAGAATGACAACTGCAACAACATGTCAGTGTTTCAAGTGTCAAGGCAATTGAAGGCGATGGAGGTCGGCACCGAGGATGTCAATAAGGAGAACATCCCTGGTCTTACACTGCCAAAACACCTGCTCGCTGAGTCATCTTTTGCCATGGATTGGCTTGAGATATCATGGGATGAGCTTGAGCTCAAGGAACGCATAGGCGCTG GTTCGTTTGGTACCGTTTATCGAGCTGACTGGCATGGTTCT GATGTTGCAGTAAAAGTGCTTACAGACCAGGGTGTTGGCGAAGCTCAGCTCAAAGAATTCCTTAGAGAG ATCTCTATCATGAAACGAGTTCGCCATCCAAACGTGGTATTATTCATGGGCGCAGTGACAAAGTGCCCGCATTTGTCGATAGTAACCGAGTACTTGCCCAG AGGGAGCCTCTTCCGTCTCATCAGCAAAGCTTCCGGTGGGGAAATACTTGATTTACGGCGGCGTTTGCGCATGGCATTAGATGTT GCAAAAGGCATCAACTATCTCCACTGCCTGAACCCTCCTATCGTACATTGGGATCTGAAGACACCAAACATGTTGGTGGACAAGAACTGGTCTGTAAAG GTAGGTGACTTTGGCTTGTCCAGATTTAAGGCGACCACATTCATATCGTCGAAATCAGTCGCTGGAACA CCAGAATGGATGGCGCCAGAGTTTCTCCGTGGCGAGCCATCCAACGAGAAATGtgacgtgtacagcttcggcgtgATCTTATGGGAGCTCCTGACTATGCAGCAACCATGGGGCGGCCTAGGCCCAGCACAA GTAGTAGGAGCAGTTGCATTCCAGAACAGAAGGCTCCCAATCCCCAAAGATACCATCCCAGAACTAGCTGCTCTTGTTGAATCATGTTGGGCTGA TGATCCAAGGCAGCGCCCTTCGTTTTCAAGCATTGTGGATACGCTCAAGAAGTTGCTCAAGTCGATGCAGGGATCCGGTTCATGA
- the LOC123054336 gene encoding serine/threonine-protein kinase CTR1 isoform X2, which yields MPHRRRLHSLAPLPPPPPSPHTAFDLSEAESRLPLLADYGRLKPVDDLPAPVAPPSAHWSAGSAFTGTEPATASTSTAATGSSLPPASSAARDDTWVRRSRESYYLQLSLAIRITSEAFLAGVPPELLPRRLGPGDVAAEQHADVPADAAAVSYRLWVNGCLSWGDKIAHGFYNILGIDPHLWAMCNADEGEGPRLPTLAALREVDASDQSSLEVVLVDKCGDSVLVDLERRALDLHRALGATLDLVRRLALLVSDHMGGALRSEDGDLYMRWKAGSKRLRKQQKSVVVPIGRLSIGFCRHRAILFKALADFIGLPCRIAQGCKYCSAPHRSSCLVKIENERRYSREYVVDLVVVPGSICNPDSSINGQLLSSVSSPFKTSCTASLENYAAPVTAWNRAIADDRCNSMFSDSQYSVAGNKNSVQADTKEGVVLKCGQVMQNDNCNNMSVFQVSRQLKAMEVGTEDVNKENIPGLTLPKHLLAESSFAMDWLEISWDELELKERIGAGSFGTVYRADWHGSDVAVKVLTDQGVGEAQLKEFLREISIMKRVRHPNVVLFMGAVTKCPHLSIVTEYLPRGSLFRLISKASGGEILDLRRRLRMALDVAKGINYLHCLNPPIVHWDLKTPNMLVDKNWSVKVGDFGLSRFKATTFISSKSVAGTPEWMAPEFLRGEPSNEKCDVYSFGVILWELLTMQQPWGGLGPAQVVGAVAFQNRRLPIPKDTIPELAALVESCWADDPRQRPSFSSIVDTLKKLLKSMQGSGS from the exons ATGCCGCACCGTCGCCGCCTACACAGcctcgcgccgctgccgccgcctccccCTTCGCCTCACACCGCCTTCGACCTGTCCGAGGCCGAGTCGCGGCTGCCACTCCTCGCAGACTACGGGCGGCTCAAGCCCGTCGACGACCTCCCCGCCCCCGTCGCGCCGCCGTCCGCGCACTGGAGCGCCGGGAGCGCCTTCACCGGCACCGAGCCCGCGACCGCCTCCACGTCCACGGCAGCGACGGGCTCCTCCCTGCCACCGGCGTCGTCCGCCGCCAGGGACGACACGTGGGTGCGCCGCTCCAGGGAGAGCTACTACCTGCAGCTCTCCCTCGCCATCCGCATCACCTCCGAggccttcctcgccggcgtcccGCCCGAGCTCCTCCCACGCCGCCTCGGCCCCGGCGATGTGGCGGCGGAGCAGCACGCCGACGTCCCCGCCGATGCCGCCGCCGTCTCCTACCGGCTCTGG GTGAACGGGTGCCTGTCGTGGGGGGACAAGATCGCGCACGGGTTCTACAACATCCTGGGCATCGACCCGCACCTGTGGGCGATGTGCAACGCCGACGAGGGGGAGGGCCCCCGGCTGCCGACGCTGGCGGCGCTGCGGGAGGTGGACGCCAGCGACCAGTCGTCGCTGGAGGTGGTGCTCGTGGACAAGTGCGGCGACTCCGTGCTGGTCGACCTGGAGCGGCGCGCGCTCGACCTCCACCGCGCGCTCGGCGCCACGCTCGACCTCGTCCGCCGCCTCGCCCTGCTCGTCTCCGACCACATGGG GGGTGCATTGAGATCGGAGGACGGAGACCTGTACATGCGGTGGAAGGCGGGCAGCAAGCGGCTGAGGAAGCAGCAGAAGAGCGTCGTCGTCCCCATCGGCCGCCTGTCCATCGGGTTCTGCAGGCATCGCGCCATTCTCTTCAAG GCTCTGGCAGATTTTATCGGCCTGCCGTGCCGAATCGCGCAAGGCTGCAAGTACTGCTCTGCACCTCACCGGTCCTCTTGCCTTGTCAAAATTGAAAACGAGAGAAGATATTCAAG GGAGTACGTTGTGGACCTCGTGGTCGTGCCAGGGAGCATCTGCAACCCAGACTCGTCCATCAACGGCCAGCTGCTCTCCTCTGTGTCTTCGCCTTTCAAGACTTCTTGCACCGCAAGTTTGGAAAACTATGCGGCACCAGTTACAGCTTGGAATCGTGCGATAGCTGATGATCGTTGCAACTCGATGTTCTCAGATTCTCAATATTCAG TTGCCGGGAACAAGAACTCTGTTCAGGCAGACACCAAAGAGGGTGTGGTGCTGAAATGCGGTCAGGTCATGCAGAATGACAACTGCAACAACATGTCAGTGTTTCAAGTGTCAAGGCAATTGAAGGCGATGGAGGTCGGCACCGAGGATGTCAATAAGGAGAACATCCCTGGTCTTACACTGCCAAAACACCTGCTCGCTGAGTCATCTTTTGCCATGGATTGGCTTGAGATATCATGGGATGAGCTTGAGCTCAAGGAACGCATAGGCGCTG GTTCGTTTGGTACCGTTTATCGAGCTGACTGGCATGGTTCT GATGTTGCAGTAAAAGTGCTTACAGACCAGGGTGTTGGCGAAGCTCAGCTCAAAGAATTCCTTAGAGAG ATCTCTATCATGAAACGAGTTCGCCATCCAAACGTGGTATTATTCATGGGCGCAGTGACAAAGTGCCCGCATTTGTCGATAGTAACCGAGTACTTGCCCAG AGGGAGCCTCTTCCGTCTCATCAGCAAAGCTTCCGGTGGGGAAATACTTGATTTACGGCGGCGTTTGCGCATGGCATTAGATGTT GCAAAAGGCATCAACTATCTCCACTGCCTGAACCCTCCTATCGTACATTGGGATCTGAAGACACCAAACATGTTGGTGGACAAGAACTGGTCTGTAAAG GTAGGTGACTTTGGCTTGTCCAGATTTAAGGCGACCACATTCATATCGTCGAAATCAGTCGCTGGAACA CCAGAATGGATGGCGCCAGAGTTTCTCCGTGGCGAGCCATCCAACGAGAAATGtgacgtgtacagcttcggcgtgATCTTATGGGAGCTCCTGACTATGCAGCAACCATGGGGCGGCCTAGGCCCAGCACAA GTAGTAGGAGCAGTTGCATTCCAGAACAGAAGGCTCCCAATCCCCAAAGATACCATCCCAGAACTAGCTGCTCTTGTTGAATCATGTTGGGCTGA TGATCCAAGGCAGCGCCCTTCGTTTTCAAGCATTGTGGATACGCTCAAGAAGTTGCTCAAGTCGATGCAGGGATCCGGTTCATGA